The following proteins are co-located in the Solanum pennellii chromosome 8, SPENNV200 genome:
- the LOC107028505 gene encoding probable methyltransferase PMT14 has product MASKYHGPINRTRRPISILIVIGLCCFCYLIGIWQKSGSGKGDKLALQVTEQTADCNVFPQTTLDFESHHNYVETVETSELTVKRFKSCEAKYTDYTPCHEQDRAMKFPREDMIYRERHCPPDDEKLHCLILAPKGYTTPFPWPKSRDYAYYANVPYKHLTVEKAVQNWVQFQGNVFKFPGGGTMFPRGADAYIDELASVVPIGSGMIRTALDTGCGVASWGAYLLKRNILAMSFAPKDNHEAQVQFALERGVPAVIGVLGSISLPFPSRSFDMSHCSRCLIPWASKEGMYMMEVDRVLRPGGYWILSGPPLNWKTYHRVWNRTKENCRAEQRRIEEHAELLCWEKKYEKGDVAIWRKNINGKSCRRASANICQTKDADNVWYKKMDACITPYPDVKNSDEVAGGELKKFPARLFAVPPRIANDLVPGVTVESYEEDNKLWKKHVTSYKRSISLLGTTRYHNIMDMNAGLGGFAAALDSPKLWVMNVVPTIAENTLGVVYERGLIGIYHDWCEGFSTYPRTYDLLHANRLFTLYQDKCEFEDILLEMDRVLRPEGAVILRDGVEVLNKVRKIAAGLRWDTKLLDHEDGPLVPEKIFVAVKQYLVEGDEDQSTPNDD; this is encoded by the exons ATGGCGTCCAAGTATCATGGACCAATCAACAGAACACGGCGACCGATCTCTATATTAATTGTAATTGGTCTTTGTTGTTTCTGTTATCTAATAGGAATTTGGCAGAAAAGTGGATCCGGAAAGGGAGATAAATTAGCACTACAAGTGACTGAGCAAACTGCTGACTGCAATGTTTTTCCACAAACCACTCTGGATTTTGAGTCACACCATAATTATGTGGAAACGGTTGAAACTTCAGAACTAACAGTTAAAAGATTCAAATCATGTGAAGCTAAATACACTGACTATACTCCCTGCCATGAACAAGACCGAGCTATGAAATTCCCACGGGAAGATATGATATATAGAGAAAGGCATTGCCCTCCAGATGATGAAAAGCTTCATTGTCTAATTCTAGCACCCAAAGGATACACAACTCCATTCCCATGGCCCAAAAGTCGTGATTATGCCTACTATGCTAATGTTCCTTACAAACACTTGACAGTTGAGAAGGCAGTCCAGAACTGGGTACAGTTTCAGGGAAACGTTTTCAAATTTCCAGGAGGAGGTACAATGTTCCCTAGAGGAGCAGATGCATATATTGATGAACTTGCTTCCGTGGTTCCAATTGGAAGTGGCATGATACGAACTGCTCTTGACACTGGTTGTGGg GTTGCTAGCTGGGGTGCTTACTTGCTGAAGAGAAATATTCTGGCGATGTCATTTGCACCTAAGGACAATCATGAAGCACAAGTGCAATTTGCATTGGAGCGAGGTGTACCTGCTGTTATTGGAGTTCTTGGTTCCATAAGCCTTCCATTCCCATCAAGATCATTTGACATGTCTCATTGTTCTCGGTGTCTGATTCCCTGGGCATCAAAAG AGGGTATGTACATGATGGAAGTTGATCGAGTTCTGAGACCTGGTGGATACTGGATACTGTCTGGTCCTCCACTCAATTGGAAGACCTATCACAGAGTCTGGAACAGGACCAAGGAGAATTGTAGAGCCGAGCAAAGAAGGATCGAAGAGCATGCTGAGCTTCTTTGCTGGGAGAAGAAGTACGAAAAAGGTGATGTGGCTATATGGAGGAAAAACATAAATGGAAAGTCATGCAGAAGAGCATCCGCCAACATATGTCAAACAAAGGATGCTGATAATGTATG GTATAAGAAAATGGATGCATGCATAACCCCCTACCCCGACGTCAAGAATTCTGATGAAGTAGCTGGAGGAGAATTGAAGAAGTTTCCTGCTAGGCTTTTTGCAGTTCCCCCGCGTATAGCTAATGACTTGGTTCCTGGGGTAACAGTTGAATCTTATGAAGAGGATAATAAGCTTTGGAAGAAACACGTCACTTCTTACAAGAGGAGCATTAGCCTACTTGGCACCACTAGATACCACAACATAATGGACATGAATGCCGGACTTGGAGGATTTGCAGCAGCACTAGACTCTCCTAAACTGTGGGTGATGAACGTTGTGCCAACTATTGCTGAAAACACTCTTGGTGTCGTATACGAGAGGGGCTTAATTGGCATATACCATGACTG GTGTGAAGGCTTCTCTACATACCCGAGAACGTATGACCTTCTTCATGCTAATCGCTTGTTCACTCTGTACCAGGACAA GTGTGAATTTGAAGATATTCTCCTAGAAATGGACCGTGTTCTGCGTCCTGAAGGCGCGGTCATTCTTCGAGATGGAGTTGAAGTCTTGAACAAGGTTAGGAAAATCGCCGCGGGCTTGAGATGGGACACTAAATTATTAGATCATGAAGATGGACCCTTGGTGCCTGAGAAAATCTTTGTTGCTGTCAAACAATATCTTGTCGAAGGCGATGAAGATCAAAGCACGCCAAACGACGATTGA
- the LOC107027127 gene encoding uncharacterized protein LOC107027127: MASSPRTRPSSQSPNPKPTKNKTSSSSRPSTSSRSIPLQPSSNLFPSSKSEFSRLIAVVVVASAVAFSCNYVFTYLNSQPKPFCDRISGFDDSLTDLCEPCPLNGVCHEGKLECAHGYRRLGNLCVEDSNINEAAKKLSKLVEGLLCEEHAQYSCTGTGTVWVQGNQMWEKVNGSKIMGEYGLSEAVYAHAMKRAMEALRNVLETRLNDHGIEELKCPPLLVLHYTPVSCRIQRWILEHALLLVPACALLLGCVFTLLKFRRRYHLSVKAEQIYNEACDVLEEKAMSARSMTGEHEPWVVASLLRDHLLSPKERKDPMLWKKVEQLVQEDSRLERYPKMVKGECKVVWEWQVEGSLSSSGKRKKAKEIRLASGQHTNLSTQQRNWPWKAKEPVKC; the protein is encoded by the exons ATGGCTTCCAGTCCTCGAACACGACCATCTTCTCAaagccctaaccctaaacccacCAAAAAcaaaacttcttcttcttctcgtCCTTCTACATCATCCAGAAGTATTCCTTTACAACCTTCCTCAAACTTATTCCCTTCCTCTAAATCAGAGTTTTCAAGGCTCATCGCCGTCGTCGTTGTTGCCTCCGCCGTCGCATTTTCCTGCAACTATGTTTTCACCTATCTCAATAGCCAACCTAAACCTTTCTGCGACAGAATTTCCGGTTTCGACGATTCTCTCACTG ACCTCTGTGAGCCTTGTCCACTTAATGGAGTATGTCATGAGGGCAAATTAGAGTGTGCTCATGGCTACCGGAGGCTTGGGAACTTGTGTGTTGAAGATTCAAATATAAACGAAGCAGCTAAAAAGCTT TCAAAGTTAGTAGAAGGTCTTCTTTGTGAAGAACATGCTCAATATTCATGCACTGGCACTGGCACTGTTTGG GTTCAAGGTAACCAAATGTGGGAAAAGGTGAATGGATCTAAAATAATGGGTGAGTATGGATTGAGTGAGGCTGTTTATGCTCATGCCATGAAAAGAGCAATGGAGGCACTTCGCAACGTTTTAGAGACAAGACTGAATGATCATGG AATTGAAGAGCTGAAGTGTCCACCTTTGCTGGTCCTACATTATACACCAGTCTCCTGTCGCATCCAGCGCTGGATTCTTGAGCATGCTTTGTTATTGGTTCCAGCTTGTGCATTG CTCCTGGGATGCGTTTTCACATTGTTAAAATTCCGTCGGAGGTACCACTTGTCAGTTAAAGCGGAACAGATATATAATGAG GCTTGTGATGTTCTTGAAGAGAAGGCAATGAGTGCAAGAAGTATGACTGGCGAGCATGAACCTTGGGTGGTGGCATCACTGTTACGTGATCATCTTCTATCGCCCAAGGAAAGAAAAGATCCAATGTTATGGAAAAAG GTTGAGCAGCTGGTTCAAGAAGATTCTCGTCTAGAGAGATATCCGAAGATGGTAAAAGGTGAATGTAAGGTGGTCTGGGAGTGGCAAG TTGAGGGTTCTTTAAGCTCTTCGGGCAAGAGGAAGAAGGCCAAGGAAATCAGGCTAGCATCAGGTCAACATACAAATCTCTCTACTCAGCAAAGAAACTGGCCATGGAAGGCCAAGGAGCCTGTGAAATGCTGA
- the LOC107026964 gene encoding vacuolar protein sorting-associated protein 55 homolog, with amino-acid sequence MADMPGYFRTCFQTGRLACLAMLVSGGIVLQILACALYNNWWPMLTVIMYVTLPMPLMFFAGSDTSSLYTESGSCWLNATKFLTGASTVGSIAIPIILKHAGVIGWGAMALELSSFFVFVLSILCYLGMNEDDGYSMF; translated from the exons ATGGCGGACATGCCAGGTTATTTCAGAACATGCTTTCAGACAGGGAGGCTTGCTTGTTTGGCAATGTTAGTGTCTGGAGGGATTGTATTGCAAATACTG GCATGTGCTTTGTATAATAACTGGTGGCCAATGTTGACAG TTATAATGTATGTCACTCTGCCTATGCCTTTGATGTTCTTTGCCGGTTCAGATACTTCCAGTCTCTACACCGAATCTGGAAGCTG TTGGCTAAATGCAACTAAGTTCTTGACTGGAGCATCCACCGTTGGCAGCATTGCAATTCCGATCATCTTAAAACATGCTGGTGTAATTGGTTGGGGAGCCATGGCATTGGAGCTTTCATCCTTTTTCGTTTTTGTACTGTCCATCTTGTGTTATCTTGGGATGAACGAAGACGATGGCTACAGTATGTTCTGA
- the LOC107029025 gene encoding phosphoacetylglucosamine mutase, with the protein MNEKQQSLLLESAARFPPPKGVKLSYGTAGFRADASLLESTVFRVGILAALRSLKTGSVIGLMITASHNQVSDNGVKVADPSGGMLTQDWEPFADAIANAPDPHSLLQLITEFAKEEDIVFEGRQPPEVLLGRDTRPSGEALLDAAKQGITSIVGAIGTDMGVVTTPQLHWMVRARNRGIEASESSYFHQLSSSFRCLMDLKPEGIRKNGDDNALVVDGADGVGGEKLEHFKKMLTGLCIEVRNRGEGMLNEGVGADYVQKEKVAPRGFGPADAGLRCASLDGDADRLVYFSVILNESNKIELVDGDKILSLFALFIKEQLSILNDGESKKDNDSYQAHLGVVQTAYANGASTDYLKEMGLEVVLTPTGVKYLHEKAAEFDIGIYFEANGHGTILFSEAYLCRLESTHKTLLSTSEGSAKQKAASRLLAVSQLINQAVGDALSGLLLVEVILQYMGWSICRWNELYHDLPSRQLKVKVGDRTAVVTANAETVAVQPVGIQEAINTEIAKYPRGRCFIRPSGTEDVVRVYAEATTQDAADALASSVARLVDQYLGSGSA; encoded by the exons atGAACGAAAAGCAGCAATCACTTCTCCTCGAATCCGCCGCTCGTTTTCCTCCTCCCAAAG GGGTGAAGCTATCGTACGGGACAGCTGGGTTTCGAGCTGATGCATCGTTGTTGGAATCAACGGTGTTCAGAGTGGGGATATTGGCGGCGTTAAGGTCGTTGAAGACTGGATCAGTTATAGGTTTGATGATCACTGCATCCCACAATCAAGTATCAGACAATGGAGTCAAAGTGGCTGATCCAAGTGGTGGAATGTTGACTCAGGATTGGGAGCCTTTTGCTGATGCCATTGCTAATGCCCCTGATCCCCATTCCCTCCTTCAG CTAATAACTGAATTTGCAAAGGAAGAAGATATTGTCTTTGAAGGAAGACAACCACCGGAGGTGTTATTAGGAAGAGACACAAGGCCTAGTGGAGAGGCTCTCCTTGACGCTGCCAAACAA GGAATAACTTCAATTGTTGGAGCAATTGGAACTGACATGGGAGTAGTTACAACACCACAATTGCATTGGATGGTTCGAGCAAGAAATAGAGGCATCGAGGCATCTGAATCTAGTTATTTTCATCAACTTTCAAGCTCTTTCAG GTGTTTGATGGATTTGAAGCCTGAGGGAATCAGGAAAAATGGTGATGATAATGCATTGGTGGTGGACGGGGCAGATGGTGTTGGTGGTGAAAAGCTTGAACATTTCAAGAAGATGTTGACTGGGTTGTGCATTGAAGTTCGTAACCGGGGAGAAGGTATGCTTAATGAAGGTGTTGGTGCTGACTATGTGCAAAAAGAGAAGGTTGCTCCACGTGGATTTGGTCCTGCTGATGCTGGCTTAAG GTGTGCCAGTTTGGACGGGGATGCTGATCGACTAGTCTATTTTTCAGTTATATTGAATGAAAGTAACAAGATTGAACTCGTTGATGGAGACAAGATATTGTCTTTGTTTGCCTTATTTATCAAGGAGCAATTAAGTATTTTGAACGACGGTGAAAGCAAAAAAGATAATGACTCTTACCAAGCACATTTAGGTGTTGTACAGACAGCTTATGCGAACGGAGCATCAACTGATTACCTTAAAGAGATGGGTCTAGAAGTTGTGCTCACTCCAACAGGAGTCAAATACTTGCATGAAAAAGCTGCTGAATTTGATATTGGCATATATTTTGAGGCAAATGGGCATGGAACTATCTTGTTTTCAGAAGCTTATCTATGCCGGTTGGAGTCTACTCACAAGACACTTTTATCAACATCAGAAG gtTCAGCAAAACAGAAGGCTGCTTCAAGACTTTTGGCTGTCAGTCAGTTGATTAATCAGGCCGTGGGAGATGCTTTAAGTGGACTTCTTCTAGTGGAGGTTATCTTGCAATACATGGGATGGTCCATATGTAGATGGAATGAGCTTTATCATGATCTACCTAGCAGACAATTAAAG GTAAAGGTTGGCGACAGAACTGCAGTTGTCACAGCTAATGCAGAGACTGTGGCTGTTCAGCCTGTTGGTATTCAAGAAGCCATTAATACTGAAATAG CAAAATATCCCCGAGGACGATGTTTCATTAGACCTTCTGGGACTGAGGATGTTGTAAGAGTATATGCTGAAGCAACCACCCAGGATGCTGCAGATGCACTAGCCTCTTCAGTTGCAAGACTTGTGGATCAGTATCTCGGTTCTGGCTCTGCTTGA
- the LOC107029026 gene encoding uncharacterized protein LOC107029026, with the protein MGILSWWKGDKNETPKTTQKPDPKTQISSDKPEVPGMNGAVEVSRPNPPPTDITVFEFGSVAASVDKVTLAGYCPVSDELEPCRWELMPASGSDAPQFRVVF; encoded by the coding sequence ATGGGGATTCTGTCATGGTGGAAAGGCGACAAAAATGAAACCCCTAAAACAACCCAAAAACCCGACCCGAAAACCCAAATCTCTTCCGACAAGCCGGAGGTTCCCGGCATGAACGGAGCTGTTGAGGTTTCCAGGCCCAACCCACCGCCGACCGACATAACCGTTTTCGAGTTCGGGTCTGTGGCTGCTTCTGTTGATAAGGTCACACTTGCCGGGTATTGTCCTGTTTCTGACGAGCTCGAGCCTTGCCGTTGGGAGCTTATGCCGGCGAGTGGGTCTGATGCTCCTCAATTTCGAGTGGTTTTCTGA
- the LOC107027019 gene encoding transcription factor MAMYB, with the protein MEFLDEDAKPRFLFQSKPLQQSNSDPETQTRSLYRPGIIISISLAVLFFALSILYFSFEPFGSIFLWISLSLLVGPFAPSSVTGGDIRVGLGEPIQDPPKDDLSDTEPDTKKSNRRSNRPTKKNVDFEPVLATNYDLKPEKTNGSVANSKNSNGSVANLEKKVGDGVWNEGDEELLRKMMGKHPVGKPGRWEAIADGFNGRYKVESVIKKSKELGEKKMSDGDSYQRFLKDRKTVDKRAEGGNEADFENVEAKKAVESGWSSGEDLALLNALKTFPKEVAMRWEKIAAAVPGKNKAACMKRMAELKKDFRSSKSANAEA; encoded by the coding sequence ATGGAGTTCTTAGATGAAGACGCCAAACCCAGATTTCTCTTCCAATCAAAGCCATTGCAGCAATCCAATTCCGATCCGGAAACCCAAACCCGTTCTCTATACCGACCCGGAATCATCATCTCCATCTCTCTTGCTGTTCTTTTCTTCGCTCTTTCGATCCTCTATTTCTCTTTTGAACCCTTCGGATCCATCTTCTTATGGATCTCTCTTTCCCTCCTTGTCGGACCTTTTGCTCCTTCTTCTGTCACAGGTGGTGATATCCGGGTCGGACTCGGAGAACCCATTCAAGACCCGCCTAAAGATGATCTTTCTGATACCGAACCAGATACGAAAAAATCAAACAGAAGATCTAACAGACCCACCAAGAAAAATGTTGACTTTGAGCCTGTGTTAGCTACCAATTATGATCTAAAACCGGAGAAAACTAATGGGTCGGTGGCAAATTCGAAGAATAGTAATGGGTCGGTTGCGAATCTGGAGAAAAaagtgggggatggtgtgtGGAATGAAGGGGATGAGGAGTTGTTGAGGAAGATGATGGGGAAGCATCCAGTGGGGAAACCGGGGCGGTGGGAGGCGATAGCAGATGGATTTAACGGGAGATACAAAGTGGAAAGTGTGATTAAGAAATCTAAAGAATTGGGTGAGAAGAAAATGAGTGATGGGGATTCCTATCAGAGGTTTTTGAAGGACAGGAAAACAGTTGATAAGAGAGCTGAGGGTGGAAATGAGGCTGATTTCGAAAATGTGGAGGCGAAAAAGGCGGTGGAGAGTGGATGGAGTAGTGGGGAGGATTTAGCTTTGCTTAATGCATTGAAGACATTTCCAAAGGAAGTGGCAATGAGGTGGGAGAAAATAGCAGCTGCTGTGCCTGGGAAGAATAAAGCAGCTTGTATGAAAAGAATGGCTGAGTTGAAGAAGGATTTTAGAAGCTCTAAGTCTGCTAATGCTGAAGCTTAG